Below is a genomic region from Thermodesulfobacteriota bacterium.
ATGGAAGAATCGATGTGGTTTTTACCAATATGCCTGGCTGTAAGGGAGCGGAGATAGCCAGAGAGTTGGGGATACCGGTCGTCAGCCTGAGCTCAAAATCCTATTTTCAAATCCTAGAAAAGAACCCGGACGACGATGAAATTAGAGATTTTTATGACGCTTCCGTCATCAGTCTTTTAGAGGATGTCTGCACGCCGGACCTGGTAGTTTTATCTGGTTATAGGAGAAGATTGGGCAGCTTATTCATGAATAGATACAGGGACAAAATAGTAAACCTATATCCCGGAGACACGACAAAAACTTACCGGGTAAGGGGAGTTGATGCGTCCATTCAAGCACTCAGAGCCGGTGAAAAGGAGATTAAATGCACCGTATTTCTGGCAAGAGAGGGTGAGCGGTTCGGGCCGGCGATAGTTCAATCACCACCCATATCGCTCGAGGAATTCAGTGAAAAGGATTCAAGAGAGATGCA
It encodes:
- a CDS encoding formyltransferase family protein, with the protein product MSKIKLLHEPKERPMSMAVLLSGSGTNFVALHREQKRLEGLGDKNYGRIDVVFTNMPGCKGAEIARELGIPVVSLSSKSYFQILEKNPDDDEIRDFYDASVISLLEDVCTPDLVVLSGYRRRLGSLFMNRYRDKIVNLYPGDTTKTYRVRGVDASIQALRAGEKEIKCTVFLAREGERFGPAIVQSPPISLEEFSEKDSREMQEKIRREGEWKIFPYTVHHLIAKGRVGIDEEDSIYIDGIKMPKDGYQFVNIIS